In Caldisericia bacterium, the sequence CTTGCTTTACCAATTGATAATGAAACAAAAAAAGAGATAAATATATTAATTGAAAAATTTAAAAAAGAGATTAAAGGGAAAGTCAAGTGGGTTGAAGAAGAAAATCTACACTTCACAATTTTTTTCTTTGGCGAAATAGATAATAATAAAGCACAAAAAATAATAAACACAGTTGATATTTATAAAACGAAATTTAGTAAATTTAAAGTAGAAATTAAAAAAATTTCTTTTTTTCCAAATGAAAAAAGCCCTAGAGTAATTTTTTTAGATATAACACAAGGAACAGATGAAATGAAAAAAATATATGAAATACTTTTTCCAGATTTAAACAAAATATTACATTTAAAGAAAGAAAATTTTGTTCCTCATCTAACAATTGGAAGGGTAAAAGATATCCTTTTTGAAGAAGATATTAAAAAACTTTTAAATGAAAAAATTGAAATAAACCCTTTTTATTTAAATAAAATAACTCTTTTTGAATCAAAATTAACACCAGAGGGGCCAATTTATAAATCAAT encodes:
- the thpR gene encoding RNA 2',3'-cyclic phosphodiesterase — its product is MEKMRAFLALPIDNETKKEINILIEKFKKEIKGKVKWVEEENLHFTIFFFGEIDNNKAQKIINTVDIYKTKFSKFKVEIKKISFFPNEKSPRVIFLDITQGTDEMKKIYEILFPDLNKILHLKKENFVPHLTIGRVKDILFEEDIKKLLNEKIEINPFYLNKITLFESKLTPEGPIYKSIKDFLF